Proteins encoded by one window of Myxococcus guangdongensis:
- a CDS encoding 3-hydroxyacyl-CoA dehydrogenase/enoyl-CoA hydratase family protein: protein MTTRIRKVAVLGAGVMGSGIAAHLANSGVRALLLDIVPPKAAPGEDTSTKAFRNKFALGALANMRKQKPSPIMSEQVFTAIEVGNFDDDLQRISECDWVIEVVKEDLAVKQALFAKVEQHARKDAIISSNTSGMSIVGMTEGRGEAFKKNFLVTHFFNPVRYMKLLELVAGKDTDPAVMKAIHRFGEEVLGKGIVYGKDTTNFIANRIGVYGMMRTIAAMGPAELSIEEVDKIFGPAMGRPKSAVFRTADIVGLDTFVHVSKNCYDTLTQDEEREVFAIPGFLQKMVEKGMLGDKSGGGFYKKDKSSGGKEILALDLKTLEYRAQGKVRFESLGAAREVENVKERVAVVMNGTDKAAKFAEQVTLDVLAYTSRRIPEIADDVVNVDRGVRWGFGWDLGPFEVWDAYGVKKGVARMKELGLKPAGWVEDMLAAGRESFYGVEGGKDTYWDIPTKSVKVVPENARTQRVEYLKRGNKKVAGNDSATLWDLGDGATLLEFHTKMNSIDDQIIEMMHTALDETEKNFKGLVIGNDGANFSAGANIVALVWAAKSGQYEDIRKLVTSFQAANQRMRYSPVPVVTAPFNLALGGGAEVTMGGNAVQASAELYMGLVEVGVGLIPGGGGNMQLLRNVYGPYSTDKDFDPFPFLKKVFLSIGTAKVATSAEEAREAGFLTHADGISANRDFLLSDAKARVLGMADAGFRAPRPSRFRLGGPSGYATIDMMLYDMEMNGQVSAHDRKIGQKLARVLTGGDTSTSTLVTEEKLLELEAEAFLSLCGEEKTQDRLTFMIEKGKPLRN from the coding sequence ATGACGACGCGGATCCGCAAGGTAGCTGTGCTGGGCGCCGGAGTGATGGGCAGCGGCATTGCCGCCCATCTGGCCAACTCGGGCGTGCGCGCGCTCCTCCTGGACATCGTTCCGCCGAAGGCCGCACCGGGCGAGGACACCTCGACCAAGGCCTTCCGCAATAAGTTCGCCCTCGGGGCGCTGGCCAACATGCGCAAGCAGAAGCCCAGCCCCATCATGTCCGAGCAGGTGTTCACCGCCATCGAGGTGGGCAACTTCGACGACGACCTGCAGCGCATCTCCGAGTGCGACTGGGTCATCGAGGTGGTGAAGGAGGACCTGGCCGTCAAGCAGGCGCTCTTCGCCAAGGTGGAGCAGCACGCCCGCAAGGACGCCATCATCTCCTCGAACACCTCCGGCATGTCGATTGTCGGGATGACGGAGGGCCGGGGCGAGGCCTTCAAGAAGAACTTCCTCGTCACGCACTTCTTCAACCCGGTCCGCTACATGAAGCTCCTGGAGCTCGTGGCCGGCAAGGACACGGACCCGGCGGTGATGAAGGCCATCCACCGCTTTGGCGAAGAGGTGCTCGGCAAGGGCATCGTCTACGGCAAGGACACCACCAACTTCATCGCGAACCGCATCGGCGTGTACGGGATGATGCGCACCATCGCCGCCATGGGCCCCGCGGAACTGTCCATCGAGGAGGTGGACAAGATCTTCGGCCCGGCCATGGGGCGCCCCAAGTCGGCCGTGTTCCGCACCGCGGACATCGTCGGTCTGGACACCTTCGTCCACGTGTCGAAGAACTGTTACGACACGCTGACCCAGGACGAGGAGCGTGAGGTCTTCGCCATCCCCGGCTTCCTCCAGAAGATGGTGGAGAAGGGGATGCTGGGCGACAAGAGCGGCGGCGGCTTCTACAAGAAGGACAAGAGCTCCGGCGGGAAGGAAATCCTCGCGCTCGACCTGAAGACGCTCGAGTACCGCGCGCAGGGCAAGGTGCGCTTCGAGTCGCTGGGCGCCGCCCGCGAGGTGGAGAACGTCAAGGAGCGCGTCGCCGTCGTCATGAACGGCACGGACAAGGCCGCGAAGTTCGCCGAGCAGGTGACGCTGGACGTGCTCGCGTACACCAGCCGCCGCATCCCGGAGATCGCCGACGACGTGGTCAACGTGGACCGCGGCGTGCGCTGGGGCTTCGGTTGGGACCTGGGCCCCTTCGAGGTCTGGGACGCGTACGGCGTGAAGAAGGGCGTCGCGCGGATGAAGGAGCTGGGCCTGAAGCCCGCCGGGTGGGTGGAGGACATGCTGGCCGCGGGCCGTGAGTCCTTCTACGGCGTGGAGGGCGGCAAGGACACGTACTGGGACATCCCCACGAAGTCCGTGAAGGTGGTGCCGGAGAACGCGCGCACCCAGCGCGTGGAGTACCTCAAGCGCGGCAACAAGAAGGTCGCCGGCAACGACTCCGCCACCCTGTGGGACCTGGGCGACGGCGCCACGCTGCTGGAGTTCCACACGAAGATGAACTCCATCGATGACCAGATCATCGAGATGATGCACACGGCGCTGGACGAGACGGAGAAGAACTTCAAGGGCCTCGTGATTGGCAACGACGGCGCCAACTTCTCCGCGGGCGCCAACATCGTCGCGCTGGTGTGGGCGGCGAAGAGCGGCCAGTACGAGGACATCCGCAAGCTGGTGACGTCGTTCCAGGCGGCCAACCAGCGCATGCGCTACAGCCCGGTGCCGGTGGTGACGGCGCCGTTCAACCTCGCGCTCGGCGGCGGCGCCGAGGTGACGATGGGCGGCAACGCGGTGCAGGCGAGCGCCGAGCTGTACATGGGCCTCGTCGAGGTGGGCGTGGGCCTCATCCCCGGCGGCGGCGGCAACATGCAGCTCTTGCGCAACGTCTACGGCCCGTACTCCACGGACAAGGACTTCGATCCGTTCCCCTTCCTCAAGAAGGTGTTCCTGTCCATCGGCACGGCGAAGGTCGCCACCAGCGCGGAAGAGGCGCGCGAGGCGGGCTTCCTCACGCACGCGGACGGCATCAGCGCCAACCGCGACTTCCTGCTGTCGGACGCGAAGGCGCGCGTGCTGGGCATGGCGGACGCGGGCTTCCGCGCGCCGCGTCCCTCGCGCTTCCGGCTGGGCGGCCCCAGCGGCTACGCCACCATCGACATGATGCTGTACGACATGGAGATGAACGGGCAGGTCAGCGCGCACGACCGCAAGATTGGTCAGAAGCTGGCGCGCGTGCTCACCGGTGGCGACACCAGCACCTCGACGCTGGTCACCGAGGAGAAGCTGCTCGAGCTGGAGGCCGAGGCCTTCCTGAGCCTGTGCGGCGAGGAGAAGACCCAGGACCGCCTGACGTTCATGATCGAAAAGGGCAAGCCGCTGCGGAATTGA
- a CDS encoding M1 family metallopeptidase, with protein sequence MARPDPHSYNDSTQPETETLDWKARVDFRTRRLHAEATLTLKEASAGPLDLDTRDLEILRVVDGNGRPLPYMLAPPEPILGSRLRVELPQGVRQLTVQYRTSPTASALQWLTPSQTAGGQHPFLYSQCQAIHARSLVPLQDTPRIRIRYRASLRVPKALKAVMAASFVGREEHGVEAEEHYEMPQPVPPYLLAFAVGSLAPKELGPRSRVWAEPELLEDAAEEFSGVDDMLRAAESLFGPYDWERFDLLTMPPSFPYGGMENPRLTFLTPTLIAGDKSLVNVVAHELAHSWTGNLVTNASAEHFWLNEGFTVFAERRILEALAGKEVAALHGALGRRALEEAMHHFREHPHLTALRTHLTGVDPDEAFSQIPYEKGYLFLRALEDAVGRETFDGFLRRYLATYRFRALTTEEFIAFTERELPGALAKVDADAYLQRPGIPGGAPSPRSSRLETLLRLRGTVPSKDVVKDWTPAEWQLFLEWLPSDAPRDLFRQLDERFELTQSRNSEVLVAWLVAALRAGWEPAVARTEVFLGEVGRMKYLKPLYGVLSASREHKPLARSLFQKNAERYHPIARQGVELILSRA encoded by the coding sequence ATGGCTCGCCCCGACCCGCACTCGTACAACGACAGCACGCAGCCCGAGACGGAAACCCTGGACTGGAAGGCCCGCGTCGACTTCCGCACGCGAAGGCTGCACGCCGAGGCCACCCTGACGCTGAAGGAAGCGTCCGCCGGTCCCCTCGACCTGGACACCCGGGATTTGGAGATTCTCAGAGTCGTAGACGGCAATGGTCGCCCCTTGCCCTACATGCTCGCGCCGCCGGAGCCGATTCTGGGGAGCCGGCTGCGGGTGGAGCTGCCCCAGGGGGTGCGCCAGCTGACGGTGCAGTACCGCACGTCCCCCACCGCGAGCGCGCTGCAGTGGCTGACGCCCTCGCAGACGGCGGGCGGGCAGCACCCGTTCCTCTACAGCCAGTGCCAGGCCATCCACGCGCGCAGCCTGGTGCCGCTGCAGGACACGCCGCGCATCCGCATCCGCTACCGGGCGTCGCTGCGCGTGCCCAAGGCGCTCAAGGCCGTGATGGCCGCGAGCTTCGTTGGCCGCGAGGAGCACGGCGTGGAGGCGGAGGAGCACTACGAGATGCCGCAGCCGGTGCCTCCGTACCTGCTCGCCTTCGCGGTGGGCAGCCTGGCGCCGAAGGAGCTGGGGCCGCGCTCGCGGGTGTGGGCGGAGCCGGAGCTGCTCGAGGACGCGGCGGAGGAGTTCTCCGGCGTGGACGACATGCTGCGCGCCGCCGAGTCGCTCTTCGGGCCGTACGACTGGGAGCGCTTCGATTTGCTCACCATGCCTCCGTCGTTCCCGTACGGCGGCATGGAGAACCCGCGGCTGACGTTCCTCACGCCCACGCTGATTGCCGGCGACAAGAGCCTGGTGAACGTGGTGGCGCACGAGCTGGCGCACTCGTGGACGGGCAACCTGGTGACGAACGCGTCCGCGGAGCACTTCTGGCTCAACGAGGGCTTCACCGTGTTCGCCGAGCGCCGCATCCTGGAGGCGCTCGCGGGCAAGGAGGTCGCCGCGCTGCACGGGGCGCTGGGGCGAAGGGCGCTGGAAGAGGCGATGCACCACTTCCGCGAGCACCCGCACCTGACGGCGCTGCGCACGCACCTGACGGGCGTGGACCCGGACGAGGCCTTCTCCCAGATTCCGTACGAGAAGGGCTACCTGTTCCTGCGCGCGCTGGAGGACGCGGTGGGCCGCGAGACGTTCGACGGCTTCCTGCGCCGCTACCTGGCCACCTACCGCTTCCGCGCGCTCACCACCGAGGAGTTCATCGCCTTCACCGAGCGCGAGCTGCCCGGGGCGCTGGCCAAGGTGGACGCGGACGCGTACCTGCAGCGGCCCGGCATCCCCGGCGGCGCGCCCTCCCCTCGCTCCAGCCGGCTGGAGACGCTCTTGCGCCTGCGCGGCACCGTGCCGTCGAAGGACGTGGTGAAGGACTGGACGCCCGCGGAGTGGCAGCTCTTCCTGGAGTGGCTGCCGTCGGACGCGCCGCGCGACCTGTTCCGCCAGCTGGACGAGCGCTTCGAGCTGACCCAGAGCCGCAACTCGGAGGTGCTGGTGGCGTGGCTGGTGGCGGCCCTGCGCGCGGGCTGGGAGCCGGCGGTGGCGCGCACCGAGGTCTTTCTGGGCGAGGTGGGCCGCATGAAGTACCTCAAGCCCCTGTACGGCGTGCTCAGCGCTTCACGCGAGCACAAGCCGCTGGCGCGCTCGCTCTTCCAGAAGAACGCGGAGCGCTACCACCCCATCGCCCGGCAGGGTGTGGAGCTCATCCTCTCCCGCGCCTGA
- a CDS encoding DNA-methyltransferase, producing the protein MLAEAAAPDLKIVRRSLNESVHAKGDAWTLLHGDSLELLKQFEPQTFDMIFADPPYFLSNGGTTCKGGKRVAVKKGNWDVSRGVEEDHAFTTAWLEACQRLLKPTGTLWVSGTQHVIFNAGFAMQKLGYKLLNTVTWFKPNASPNLACRYFTHSTELLIWASPKSGGKLQHIFNYKKMKSDNGGKQMRDAWVLPPSGDAEVTDDGEGRLWTLTVPRGGEEKAHGSHPTQKPVALLERIIEASTPEDALILDPFNGSGTTGVAALKLGRRYVGIDMDEKYLDLSEKRLKAQSAK; encoded by the coding sequence ATGTTGGCTGAAGCTGCTGCCCCTGACCTGAAGATTGTCCGGCGCTCCCTCAACGAGAGCGTGCACGCGAAGGGCGACGCCTGGACGCTCCTGCACGGGGACAGCCTGGAGCTCCTCAAGCAGTTCGAGCCCCAGACCTTCGACATGATTTTCGCCGACCCGCCGTACTTCCTCTCCAATGGCGGCACCACCTGCAAGGGTGGCAAGCGCGTCGCGGTGAAGAAGGGCAACTGGGACGTGTCGCGCGGGGTGGAGGAGGACCACGCCTTCACCACGGCGTGGCTGGAGGCCTGCCAGCGGCTGCTCAAGCCCACCGGCACGCTCTGGGTCAGCGGCACCCAGCACGTCATCTTCAACGCCGGCTTCGCCATGCAGAAGCTCGGCTACAAGCTGCTCAACACCGTCACCTGGTTCAAGCCCAACGCCAGTCCGAACCTGGCCTGCCGCTACTTCACCCACTCGACGGAGCTGCTCATCTGGGCCTCGCCGAAGTCGGGCGGCAAGCTGCAGCACATCTTCAACTACAAGAAGATGAAGTCGGACAACGGCGGCAAGCAGATGCGCGACGCGTGGGTGCTGCCGCCCTCCGGCGACGCGGAAGTGACGGACGACGGCGAGGGTCGGCTGTGGACGCTCACCGTCCCGCGCGGCGGTGAGGAGAAGGCCCACGGCAGCCACCCCACGCAGAAGCCCGTGGCCCTGCTCGAGCGCATCATCGAGGCGAGCACCCCCGAGGACGCGCTCATCCTGGACCCCTTCAACGGCAGCGGCACCACCGGTGTGGCGGCCCTCAAGCTGGGCCGCCGCTACGTGGGCATCGACATGGACGAGAAGTACCTGGACCTCTCCGAGAAGCGCCTGAAGGCGCAGTCGGCGAAGTAG
- the rpmE gene encoding 50S ribosomal protein L31: MKPEMHPVYPPSRITCACGNVVETHSTRGSFSVEICSNCHPFFTGKYKLVDTAGRIDRFRKKYGSNPTETAAGEGAIAVPVAKGKKAKA, from the coding sequence ATGAAGCCGGAAATGCACCCCGTCTATCCGCCGTCCCGCATCACCTGCGCGTGTGGCAACGTCGTCGAGACCCACTCCACCCGCGGCTCGTTCTCGGTGGAAATCTGCTCGAACTGCCACCCCTTCTTCACGGGCAAGTACAAGCTCGTGGACACGGCCGGCCGCATCGACCGCTTCCGCAAGAAGTACGGCTCGAACCCCACGGAGACCGCCGCTGGCGAGGGCGCCATCGCCGTCCCGGTCGCCAAGGGCAAGAAGGCCAAGGCCTGA
- a CDS encoding bifunctional UDP-sugar hydrolase/5'-nucleotidase, with amino-acid sequence MPVLVLDAGNALFKSRDSGESPDARARAELVFAQMSAQGTTAMAVGTRDLSLGVDFLRKQSRKSKMKLLSANLVDAQGKLLFSASLVTQVGGLKVGLVGASPATAQPEPMEPFAQGKATAVKRQGLPVLPSVMAEVKALREQKVDLVILLAAVPYNDLLGLAGELEGVDFVVQSHEGRGAGIAQRVGLTTVVPPGERGRQVAKLELSIDGPGRFVDVSERERTRDSLRIVETNLARAKERLAQMKDEAQKRALESTVASLEARRQSLEKTVAGGATPSARTHLLSYIQLGSDVPADPVVQKAVERVEPPGSAAH; translated from the coding sequence GTGCCGGTCCTCGTGTTGGACGCGGGCAACGCGCTCTTCAAGAGCCGGGACAGCGGTGAGTCCCCGGATGCGCGCGCGCGCGCCGAGCTGGTGTTCGCGCAGATGAGCGCGCAGGGCACCACCGCCATGGCCGTGGGCACGCGCGACTTGTCGCTGGGTGTGGACTTCCTGCGCAAGCAGTCGCGCAAGTCGAAGATGAAGCTCCTGTCCGCGAACCTCGTGGACGCGCAGGGCAAGCTGCTGTTTTCCGCGTCGCTGGTGACGCAGGTGGGCGGGCTCAAGGTCGGCCTGGTGGGCGCGTCGCCGGCCACCGCGCAGCCGGAGCCCATGGAGCCCTTCGCCCAGGGCAAGGCCACGGCCGTCAAGCGGCAGGGGCTGCCCGTGCTCCCCTCCGTCATGGCCGAGGTGAAGGCGCTGCGGGAGCAGAAGGTGGACCTGGTCATCCTCCTGGCCGCCGTGCCCTACAACGACCTGCTCGGGCTCGCCGGTGAGCTGGAGGGCGTGGACTTCGTGGTGCAGTCGCACGAGGGTCGGGGCGCTGGCATCGCCCAGCGCGTGGGATTGACCACCGTGGTGCCCCCGGGCGAGCGGGGCCGCCAGGTCGCGAAGCTGGAGCTGTCCATCGACGGGCCCGGTCGCTTCGTGGACGTCTCCGAGCGCGAGCGCACCCGCGACAGCCTCCGCATCGTCGAGACGAACCTCGCCCGGGCGAAGGAGCGGCTGGCCCAGATGAAGGACGAGGCGCAGAAGCGGGCGCTCGAGTCCACGGTCGCCAGCCTGGAGGCCCGGCGCCAGTCCCTGGAGAAGACGGTGGCGGGCGGCGCAACGCCTTCGGCCCGGACGCATCTATTGTCGTACATCCAGCTCGGCAGTGACGTACCGGCGGATCCGGTCGTCCAGAAGGCGGTGGAACGTGTCGAGCCCCCGGGCTCGGCGGCCCACTGA
- a CDS encoding tetratricopeptide repeat protein has protein sequence MRRLVLFALLVALPGCFYPADRGRALEAKVDRLGTDSAQMQTELKEARAQLAIVLPKIDEKVAEVTKALDGLDTAARRKDADIGIQLQKTMEDLSQLRGQVETYLHKITELETALGAQDQKLLAMQGAAAVKEAEAKKKAEELQRPTNPKDFLALAQERAKAGELLVARQLFTELMKKWSKDALVGEAHYGLGETYFSESKCREALFEYGKVVQDHPKTPSAPDAYLRSSECFAQLKMKDESRMALEELVKSYPKSGAAKTAKDRIAELDKAKTPAKKGAKK, from the coding sequence ATGCGAAGGCTCGTCCTGTTCGCGCTGCTGGTGGCGCTCCCTGGCTGTTTCTATCCCGCTGATCGCGGCCGCGCCCTCGAGGCGAAGGTCGACCGGCTCGGCACCGACTCCGCGCAGATGCAGACGGAGTTGAAGGAGGCGCGCGCCCAGCTCGCCATCGTCCTGCCGAAGATCGACGAGAAGGTCGCCGAGGTCACCAAGGCCCTGGACGGCCTGGACACCGCCGCGCGCCGCAAGGACGCGGACATCGGCATCCAGCTCCAGAAGACGATGGAGGACCTGTCCCAGCTGCGCGGGCAGGTGGAGACCTACCTCCACAAAATCACCGAGCTGGAGACGGCGCTCGGCGCCCAGGACCAGAAGCTGCTCGCCATGCAGGGCGCCGCCGCCGTGAAGGAGGCCGAGGCCAAGAAGAAGGCCGAGGAGCTCCAGCGCCCCACCAACCCCAAGGACTTCCTCGCGCTCGCGCAGGAGCGCGCCAAGGCCGGCGAGCTGCTCGTGGCGCGCCAGCTCTTCACCGAGCTGATGAAGAAGTGGTCCAAGGACGCGCTCGTCGGCGAGGCCCACTACGGCCTGGGAGAGACGTACTTCTCCGAGTCCAAGTGCCGCGAGGCCCTCTTCGAGTACGGCAAGGTGGTGCAGGACCACCCGAAGACGCCCTCCGCGCCGGATGCGTACCTGCGCTCCTCCGAGTGCTTCGCCCAGCTCAAGATGAAGGACGAGTCGCGCATGGCGCTCGAGGAGCTGGTGAAGAGCTACCCCAAGTCCGGCGCCGCCAAGACGGCCAAGGACCGCATCGCGGAGCTGGACAAGGCGAAGACGCCCGCGAAGAAGGGGGCCAAGAAGTGA
- a CDS encoding CheR family methyltransferase — protein MALSGPQIRRLDDRLAERCRGLTPHQYLAFLKSPTGAAELEGLISAVVVNKTDLFRDEVQLTDFREHVLAPLVERARGGPLRVWSAGCSTGEEVATLLVLLAEAGASPGSTVLGTDISEAALRRARGLSFSTEQLRRVPPALRERYFVSTGSRLALMGGLRERASFQVHNLMDVPYPRAPAERGFDVIFCRNVLIYFTVESFHRTVATLAESLAPGGTLVLSSSEPLLQVPPTLRVVRTESAFFHVRGEAERFVPVEVTRSPSTPVPLGPPRGTPRGAAPSASAAPLEAPPLAPAFAEADLLFACVLDGAASGVSDAVAERDLRQCLQLDPDHAAARYLLALLLEQCRRPLEAVSEYRRALVALEEGRARPVPFFLNPSRLRVACAHAAGRLEPLGGPR, from the coding sequence ATGGCCTTGAGCGGCCCCCAGATTCGTCGGCTGGATGACCGGCTGGCGGAGCGGTGTCGCGGGCTGACGCCGCACCAGTACCTGGCGTTCCTCAAGTCCCCCACCGGCGCGGCGGAGCTCGAGGGGCTCATCTCCGCGGTGGTGGTGAACAAGACCGACCTCTTCCGCGACGAGGTGCAGCTCACCGACTTCCGCGAGCACGTGCTGGCGCCGCTGGTGGAGCGGGCGAGGGGAGGGCCCCTGCGGGTGTGGAGCGCGGGGTGCTCGACGGGCGAGGAGGTGGCCACGCTGTTGGTGCTGCTGGCCGAGGCGGGCGCGAGCCCCGGGAGCACCGTGCTGGGCACGGACATCTCGGAGGCGGCGCTGCGGCGCGCGCGAGGACTCTCCTTCTCCACGGAGCAGCTGCGTCGGGTGCCGCCCGCGCTCCGGGAGCGCTACTTCGTGTCGACGGGCTCGCGCCTGGCGCTGATGGGCGGGCTTCGCGAGCGGGCCAGCTTCCAGGTCCACAACCTGATGGACGTGCCCTATCCCCGGGCCCCGGCCGAGCGCGGCTTCGACGTCATCTTCTGCCGCAACGTCCTCATCTACTTCACGGTGGAGTCCTTCCACCGGACCGTCGCCACGCTCGCGGAGAGCCTCGCGCCCGGGGGCACGCTGGTGCTGTCGTCCTCGGAGCCGCTGCTCCAGGTGCCGCCCACCCTGCGCGTGGTCCGCACGGAGTCGGCGTTCTTCCACGTCCGCGGTGAAGCCGAGCGCTTCGTCCCCGTGGAGGTGACGCGGAGCCCCTCCACCCCTGTCCCGTTGGGACCGCCCAGGGGGACACCCCGGGGCGCGGCGCCCTCCGCGTCGGCGGCCCCGCTCGAGGCCCCACCCCTGGCCCCCGCGTTCGCCGAGGCCGACCTGCTCTTCGCCTGCGTGCTCGACGGCGCCGCGTCGGGCGTGTCGGACGCGGTGGCGGAGCGGGACTTGCGCCAGTGCCTCCAGTTGGACCCCGACCATGCGGCCGCCCGCTACCTGCTGGCCCTGTTGTTGGAGCAGTGCCGCCGCCCCCTCGAGGCGGTCTCCGAGTACCGCCGGGCCCTGGTCGCCCTGGAGGAGGGCCGCGCCCGCCCGGTGCCCTTCTTCCTCAACCCCAGCCGCCTGCGGGTGGCGTGCGCGCACGCGGCTGGCCGCCTGGAGCCCCTGGGCGGGCCCCGCTAG
- the cheB gene encoding chemotaxis-specific protein-glutamate methyltransferase CheB, with amino-acid sequence MGKKVSVLVVDDSLICRQLICEALSKDPDIEVVGSCADGKQAVEMTKELRPHVITMDVDMPVMDGLTATEHIMAECPTPILVLTADPRSQAPELTYRALELGALALQIKPAIDAGPEAWNLVREIRLLSSVRVIRHLRRPQKGITPPRVTTSVLPAVSMGVVVVAASTGGPQVLCRMLSELPSDFPAPIVIVQHINAAFAESLAGWLGNTSRLKVRLAQDGEPLMPGHVLIAPPGQHTMIPFRGRVALKAGVERDGHMPSGTTLLESAARTYGRRAVGLVLTGMGADGAEGLLAIRQAGGLTLAQNEESCVVFGMPGAAVERKAVDHLIHGDEVAATLSRLARGESLAVGR; translated from the coding sequence ATGGGCAAGAAAGTGTCGGTGCTGGTGGTCGATGACTCACTCATCTGCCGACAGCTCATCTGCGAGGCGCTGAGCAAGGACCCCGACATCGAGGTCGTCGGCTCGTGCGCGGACGGCAAGCAGGCCGTGGAGATGACCAAGGAGCTGCGGCCCCACGTCATCACCATGGACGTGGACATGCCCGTCATGGATGGGTTGACGGCCACCGAGCACATCATGGCCGAGTGCCCCACGCCCATCCTGGTGCTGACGGCGGACCCGCGCTCGCAGGCGCCGGAGCTGACGTACCGGGCGCTGGAACTGGGCGCGCTCGCGCTGCAAATCAAGCCCGCCATCGACGCCGGCCCCGAGGCCTGGAACCTGGTGCGGGAGATAAGACTGCTCTCCTCGGTGCGCGTCATCCGCCACCTGCGCCGTCCCCAGAAGGGCATCACCCCGCCCCGCGTGACGACGTCCGTGCTGCCCGCCGTGTCCATGGGCGTGGTGGTGGTGGCCGCGAGCACGGGCGGGCCGCAGGTGCTGTGCAGGATGTTGTCCGAGCTGCCGTCGGACTTCCCCGCGCCCATCGTCATCGTGCAGCACATCAACGCCGCCTTCGCCGAGTCGCTGGCGGGGTGGCTGGGCAACACCAGCCGGCTGAAGGTGCGGCTGGCACAGGATGGTGAGCCGTTGATGCCGGGCCACGTGCTCATCGCGCCGCCGGGGCAGCACACCATGATTCCCTTCCGGGGTCGGGTGGCGCTCAAGGCGGGCGTGGAGCGCGACGGGCACATGCCCTCCGGGACGACGCTGCTGGAGAGCGCGGCGAGGACCTACGGCCGGCGCGCGGTGGGCCTGGTGCTGACGGGCATGGGCGCGGACGGCGCGGAGGGGCTCCTGGCCATCCGTCAGGCCGGTGGGCTCACGCTGGCGCAGAACGAGGAGTCCTGCGTGGTGTTCGGCATGCCGGGCGCGGCGGTGGAGCGCAAGGCGGTGGACCACCTCATCCACGGCGACGAGGTCGCGGCGACGCTGTCGCGACTGGCCCGGGGCGAGTCGCTGGCCGTGGGGCGCTGA